One segment of Bradyrhizobium sp. WD16 DNA contains the following:
- a CDS encoding phosphoenolpyruvate carboxykinase: MKETGVRNGAFGADKFGFKHLDAVNWNLGTPALYEYALRHGEATVTADGALCAETGVFTGRSPKDKFTVRDATTENTVWWGGNQSITSGQFQALYEDFLRHAEGMTLFAQDLYGGADPAVRIRTRVYTELAWHSLFIRTLLIRPAMSELSDFVPDLTIVDLPSFRADPERHGVRSENVVAIDFARRIVLIGGSQYAGEIKKSVFTTLNYYLPAQGVMPMHCSANVGPEGDAAIFFGLSGTGKTTLSADPGRTLIGDDEHGWGDNGIFNFEGGCYAKCIKLSAEAEPAIYAASRRFGTVLENVVFDPHSREVDFDDGSRTENTRSAYPLDFIPNASPTGRAGQPRNLVMLAADAFGVLPPIARLTPAQAMYHFLSGYTAKVAGTERGVTEPLPEFSTCFGAPFLPRDPSEYGNLLRQLIARHEVDCWLVNTGWTGGKYGVGSRMPIRVTRTLLTGALNGSLRNVAFRADPYFGFAVPTAVPGVPDEILDPVNTWSDKADFDQTARRLVAMFQKNFARFEGKVDPEVRAAAPEIRLAAE, translated from the coding sequence GTGAAGGAAACGGGCGTGCGTAACGGTGCCTTCGGCGCCGACAAGTTCGGATTTAAGCATCTCGACGCGGTCAATTGGAATCTCGGCACGCCGGCGCTCTACGAATATGCCCTGCGCCACGGCGAGGCGACCGTCACCGCCGACGGAGCGCTCTGCGCCGAGACCGGCGTCTTCACCGGCCGCAGTCCCAAGGACAAATTCACGGTGCGCGACGCCACCACCGAAAATACCGTGTGGTGGGGCGGCAACCAGTCCATCACCTCCGGGCAGTTTCAGGCGCTGTACGAGGATTTTCTCCGTCATGCCGAGGGCATGACGCTGTTCGCCCAGGATCTCTATGGCGGCGCGGATCCGGCCGTCCGCATCCGCACGCGCGTCTATACCGAACTCGCCTGGCACTCGCTGTTCATCCGCACCCTGCTGATCCGTCCCGCCATGAGCGAACTTTCGGATTTCGTGCCGGATCTCACCATCGTCGATCTGCCGAGCTTCCGCGCCGATCCGGAACGCCACGGCGTGCGCTCCGAGAATGTCGTGGCGATCGATTTCGCTCGCAGGATCGTGCTGATCGGCGGCTCGCAATATGCCGGCGAGATCAAGAAGTCGGTGTTCACGACGCTGAACTACTATCTGCCCGCCCAGGGCGTGATGCCGATGCATTGCTCGGCCAATGTCGGTCCCGAGGGCGATGCCGCCATCTTCTTCGGCCTGTCCGGCACCGGCAAGACGACGCTGTCGGCCGACCCGGGCCGCACCTTGATCGGGGACGATGAGCACGGCTGGGGCGACAACGGCATCTTCAACTTCGAGGGCGGCTGCTACGCCAAATGCATCAAGCTGTCGGCGGAGGCCGAGCCGGCGATCTATGCGGCCAGCAGGCGCTTCGGCACCGTGCTGGAGAATGTGGTGTTCGATCCGCATAGCCGCGAGGTCGATTTCGACGACGGCTCCAGGACCGAGAATACGAGGTCGGCCTATCCGCTGGATTTCATCCCCAATGCGTCGCCGACCGGCCGCGCCGGACAGCCGAGGAACCTCGTCATGCTCGCGGCCGACGCCTTCGGTGTATTGCCGCCGATCGCCAGGCTGACGCCCGCCCAGGCGATGTATCACTTCCTGTCGGGCTACACGGCCAAGGTGGCCGGCACCGAACGCGGCGTCACCGAGCCGCTGCCTGAATTCTCCACCTGCTTCGGTGCGCCGTTCCTGCCGCGCGATCCGTCGGAATACGGCAACCTGCTGCGCCAGCTGATCGCCCGGCACGAGGTCGATTGCTGGCTCGTCAATACCGGCTGGACCGGCGGCAAATACGGCGTCGGCAGCCGCATGCCGATCAGGGTGACCCGCACGCTGCTGACCGGGGCGCTCAACGGCTCGCTCCGCAACGTTGCTTTCCGGGCCGACCCGTATTTCGGTTTCGCGGTGCCGACCGCGGTGCCCGGCGTGCCTGACGAGATTCTCGACCCGGTGAATACCTGGAGCGACAAGGCGGATTTCGACCAGACCGCGCGCCGCCTCGTAGCCATGTTCCAGAAGAACTTCGCGAGGTTCGAAGGCAAGGTGGATCCGGAGGTGCGGGCGGCGGCGCCAGAGATCCGGCTGGCGGCGGAATAG